The window CAGCAGCATGACCTTGGGGGTGTCGTAGACAAAGAATTGGATTGATTCACCGAGGTGGCTTCCTTTGTTGATGCCCAGGAGGCTGTAGGTGAAGAAATGGGAGAAGGGCAGGAGTTGGCTATAGATCAGGTACCAAAGGCCAAGGCCCAGAATGCCAAGTAACCATGCCTGCGTTTTGCTCAATTTTTTTATGCTGGTCGTCTGACCGGTTGGCTTTTTCTCACAGCCGCAACCCGCAGGCTGTATGGGCTGTAAAGGTTGTAAGGGTTCCATATCGTTTCCTTTCGTTATTCATGGAAGGGGTGGATGTTTTTTTTCTTAGTTTTTCTTGTCAGAACGTAAGGTCGCTGCTTCGGGAAGTAGTTGAATCATTTTTCGAACCCCCGGATCGTCTTGCAGCCAGTCTTTGAGCTGGGTGAGCATGGTCTGGGCATAGGGGGACTCTTCACCAGCACTGAGACTGTACAGTATCCAGGTACCCTCTCGTCTTCGCTTGACTAAACCAGCCTCTTCAAGGATCTTCATGTGCTTGGAAACAGTTGGTTGTGCTAGGCCTAAAAGATGCTGGATCTCACAGACGCAGAGCTCTCCCTGCTCCAGTATTTTCAGAACAGCAACTCTGCTCGGGTCGGAAAGGGCCTTCATGGCTTGGATGAATTGCCGCATTGTTCTTCTTCTCGTTTTGCTTG is drawn from Candidatus Electrothrix aestuarii and contains these coding sequences:
- a CDS encoding metalloregulator ArsR/SmtB family transcription factor — encoded protein: MRQFIQAMKALSDPSRVAVLKILEQGELCVCEIQHLLGLAQPTVSKHMKILEEAGLVKRRREGTWILYSLSAGEESPYAQTMLTQLKDWLQDDPGVRKMIQLLPEAATLRSDKKN